Proteins encoded by one window of Culicoides brevitarsis isolate CSIRO-B50_1 chromosome 2, AGI_CSIRO_Cbre_v1, whole genome shotgun sequence:
- the LOC134829275 gene encoding F-box/WD repeat-containing protein 5, with the protein MDLENRLKDLGKLSVDEEKVKVSKMSEKSDAIAVAESMVRSENEDSCRNSDDDESESFDNSEWVYMPENVLVKIMMYLEVKEVIDMGCCCKRWFRISRDDWIWRKLFQKDFGLPLNKKVGLKPGAETWYSEYRRLTYNVPMVLTDVLTAHSHQVLHVSFSHSGKLFCTCSKDGFVIVWNSSYPSTKKYSYDMKTLSWKYTQFSQFNSTDTLLLVSGVHFGVQNSTSGEIAVFSLDDDMRLKCRIVNRPYDIFGTWYTDQYLLSGDLHWLQHLISSSVIWINKASQEITSENVPIMNKLFRFYNRNASSVRSIMVAECPWLRSPEAKAAYMQEERPPREKRNPYDLSYLESAAEALGDEYCAGNPISQAVLEQVPGPNVLLDVEVDVHVGAEQHWGDFPYASTFQYSDEFRRNVHLRSLKTDDTSDDVTIESFDEIQVANDVAEPSSNTLNLPSTSGTSHSPVTKTPVSVPSTPSSVPSPVNPTSSPSPEASPSPSAAKTENDVDVDDLENAPPKYLIFSTGSKAYVPHQIAFKLVEKVSFPKQLDPGPSLKERIALRNMRRESESEYEEPDWSNFDAVSGRFDKIDKIIDLHGQIIGMALSPDHRYLYVNCRPWPQNYVIRNPLEPPPIAQEIDIHVIDLVTFKKVGKMLRAHRAYTPNTDCFFIFLDVCDDYVASGAEDMHAYVWERYYGVWLAKYNHSDVVNSVAFNPRDNEMLVTTSDDYEIKIWRSLEKTKEMNIPALGRATRFKPRVR; encoded by the exons ATGGATCTCGAGAATCGCCTAAAAGACCTGGGAAAACTGTCGGTGGACGAGGAAAAAGTGAAAGTGTCTAAAATGTCTGAAAAAAGTGATGCAATCGCCGTTGCCGAGTCAATGGTACGTAGCGAAAACGAAGATAGTTGCCGTAACAGCGATGATGACGAAAGTGAAAGTTTCGATAATTCTGAGTGGGTCTACATGCCGGAAAATGTTTTGGTGAAAATTATGATGTACCTGGAAGTGAAGGAGGTGATCGATATGGGTTGTTGCTGCAAACGGTGGTTTCGCATATCGCGCGACGACTGGATTTGGCGCAAATTATTCCAAAAGGACTTTGGATTGCCGCTGAATAAAAAAGTTGGATTGAAGCCAG GTGCTGAAACTTGGTATTCTGAATACAGACGACTCACGTACAATGTTCCGATGGTGCTCACCGACGTACTTACGGCGCATAGTCATCAAGTGTTGCATGTCAGTTTCAGTCATAGCGGAAAACTTTTCTGTACATGCAGCAAGGACGGCTTCGTTATT gttTGGAATTCCAGTTATCcttcaacgaaaaaatattcgtaTGACATGAAGACACTCAGTTGGAAATACACCCAATTCTCGCAATTTAACAGCACGGACACTTTATTGCTCGTTTCGGGCGTTCATTTTGGCGTACAGAACAGCACATCGGGCGAAATTGCGGTTTTTAGTCTGGATGACGACATGAGACTCAAATGTCGCATCGTTAATCGTCCCTACGATATCTTCGGCACGTGGTATACGGACCAATATTTGTTATCGGGCGACTTGCATTGGTTGCAACACCTGATCAGCTCGTCCGTGATTTGGATTAACAAAGCTAGTCAAGAGATAACGTCGGAAAACGTGCCGATTATGAACAAATTGTTCAGATTCTACAACAGAAATGCGAGTTCCGTGCGATCTATCATGGTAGCGGAGTGTCCGTGGCTCCGAAGTCCCGAAGCGAAAGCAGCTTATATGCAAGAAGAACGCCCGCCACGAGAAAAACGGAACCCTTATGACTTGTCGTATCTCGAAAGTGCCGCTGAAGCATTAGGCGACGAGTATTGCGCGGGAAATCCGATCTCACAAGCAGTTTTGGAGCAAGTGCCGGGTCCCAATGTGCTTCTTGATGTCGAAGTTGACGTTCATGTGGGCGCCGAACAGCATTGGGGAGACTTTCCGTATGCCAGTACCTTCCAATATTCCGATGAATTTCGCAGAAATGTTCATTTAAGAAGTTTAAAAACCGATGACACATCAGATGATGTCACTATAGAGTCATTTGATGAAATCCAAGTAGCGAATGACGTTGCCGAGCCTTCGTCAAACACGTTGAATCTTCCATCGACAAGTGGTACTAGTCACTCGCCTGTCACAAAAACGCCTGTTTCCGTCCCTTCCACCCCCTCAAGTGTGCCTTCCCCGGTAAATCCGACGTCGTCGCCATCGCCCGAAGCCTCGCCAAGTCCGAGCGCCGCCAAGACTGAAAACGACGTCGATGTCGACGATTTGGAAAATGCTCCACCAAAGTACCTGATTTTCTCCACAGGCTCGAAGGCGTACGTGCCGCACCAAATTGCCTTCAAACTCGTGGAAAAAGTGTCCTTTCCCAAGCAACTCGATCCGGGCCCGAGTCTCAAGGAACGTATCGCTCTGCGGAATATGCGACGCGAATCGGAAAGTGAATACGAGGAACCAGATTGGTCGAATTTTGATGCTGTGTCCGGTCGTTTCgataaaatcgataaaattattgatctcCATGGACAAATTATCGGCATGGCACTCAGTCCGGATCATCGGTATTTGTATGTGAATTGTAGACCGTGGCCGCAAAATTATGTCATCAGGAATCCGTTGGAGCCGCCACCGATTGCGCAGGAAATTGACATTCATGTGATTGATTTGGTGACTTTTAAGAAGGTTGGCAAGATGCTGAGAGCTCATCGGGCCTACACACCAAACACGGATTGTTTCTTCATCTTTTTGGATGTTTGTGATGATTATGTGGCGAG TGGCGCTGAAGACATGCATGCTTACGTCTGGGAGAGATATTACGGAG